The genomic interval AATACAGGGTTGGTAGGAGCTTTGCAAATCACGTCTTCATCCCCGTATCGTAGCGTATCACTACAGTGGTGTTGGTAAAGTGAGACATTCCAAAGTACCTTTCTTTACCGCCTCCTTCTAAGGGACATACCGCCCATTAATGGTGATTTTTGAGTGGTGCAGATGCCAATTGCCGGCAGAGTATTAGCACGGTACCTAGATCTCAGATTTTGAGCACTGCCACTGTGCAGGCTTCAGTGTTCCTGAGTTGATCATTTCCCACGATGGCGTGAGTTCTTTCCTCTATAAGCACAACTCCCTGACTTTCATTTTCCCTCGATTATGCCAGCGCGTGTGCTGGAGACACCATATGGAAAAATGATGGGTTTCCGCGCAGTCTGGGTCTACATGAAAGATCGGCTCGACCAAATCTTTGAGGCACCCATTTGGACCCTGGATTTCGTCGGTGACTCCTCCCGGTGTTATTTTTACGTTCTCGCATTCTGGTCTCTATTCAGCGCGAAACTCCTCCATCTCTATGTGCATCTACACTCGTTGCCGCCATCCAAATTTCTCTTTTGGGGTATTACATTCTTCTTTCAAGATGTCGCGATCGTCCTACTGCTGCGGGTCATCACCCAGCGATCTCAATGGTGGCCTCGAGTGGCGCTCTCTACCTTGATTATCCCGTTTGGGTAGGTGATCTCGTGCACCCCATTTTCACGCCACCATGCATTTGAAAACTAACAATATGGACACATAGGGTGCTCATGTCTGGCATGGCCGCTACCAGTTTCTCCGTATATGTACTCATTGGGGCTGAGGTCCACTGGCGACAAGCCACGATCTTCACTGGCAATGCCTCCGGCGTGCGGACCCTACTCTCGGGGTTAACCGGAGTCCTCATTAGTGAAGCAATATTGTGGACAGTAACGCTGTTCACTGCGCGACCTATTTATGAAGCTACCGGAGAGATTTTACACGCGTGGGCGTGGCCATTCAGATGGCTACTATCTCGTCTGCGACCGACTGGGGACCCAATTAGGGAACAAGCACGGAATCTAAGCCAAGCTGAATCCTTCCCAGATCCTCAAGTCTACGAGCATATCCCCTTAGAGTATGAGTACGATTATTCTACTGGTTCAGATTActcggatgaggaagagTATCTATTATCTGGCCCCAATACCGCGCCACGGATAAACACGCGACCAACAAAGAGGGTGAGCACTCGACTAACAGACAGAGTTCACATCCGAAACCTTATCCTCGGTATCTCTAGTCTGTTTCTATTGCTCCGATGCCTTCGTCCGTCGTCCTCAATTTATTTTTTTCTATCCGGAGCTTTACCTTTGATGACGGCGTTTGACGGAATCGGCCACCGGCTGACCCCGATCGATGTCACAGACATCCCAAAGCACTACAACTATCTCAATGGGACCTCATCTCTCTATCCACCACCTAAAtggagctggatgccgaAGGATCCGGTCCCCGGCTTTGGAGACTGGAACAAGTCTGATTCACATGCCCTTCACTACGATGCATTGAAGAGCCCGCTCCATATATCCAACCTACAGGAGCCGGTGCTTGAGCTGATCCAGAAGGCGCTGGCGGACGGTAACGTCAAAATCAAACATGTGATACTGCTGAAGCTCGAGAGCACGCGGGCTGATGTCTTCCCACTGCGGAAGGAGTCATTCATGTTCGAGCGCATCGCGAAATCGTATAAAGATCAACAAATCCCCTATGATGTCCAGCAGCGCATTGCAAACCTTACATCGACTGCCGAGTATTTGACCGGTTCTGCGACCGGTTTTACCAACAATACTCACGGCGGCCGGAAGGCCTACGGTGGCCTCAGTGCAACGAACGCCTACACGACCTCCACCTATACGCTGAAGAGCGTGGCGGGCACTGTGTGCGGTGTGAATCCCCTCGTGGTCGACTTCAACCGCGAGTGGAAGCAGCATATTTACCAGCCATGTCTACCGCATGTCTTCGACATGTTTAGCCGCCAACCCGGTATCTCGAATAAGACCGACGATTTCACGCGGTGGCCCTGGCACTCCATCTGGATGCAGTCTGTGACGGACACTTACGACAACCAAGGCAAGTTGACTCCGGTGCTGGGCTACAATGACAAACAGACCAAAGAAACCATTGAAAAGCCTAGCGCAAAACACTTCCCATTGCAGTCGAAAGAGATTAATTACTACGGCTACGCGGATACAGAGCTCCGGGAGTACATCCGTGATGCCATCATCGATGCGGAACGCGAGCACAAACGGCTCTTTCTCACTCACCTGACTGGAACCACGCACCATCCGTGGGGCCTACCGAATAATACCTTTGAGCAAATAATGGGCAAATTGGGCAAAAAGAACGTTGAGCTAAACCGATACCTGAACTCGCTTGGTTTCGTGGATGACTGGCTGGAAACGATCTTGGAGATCCTAAAGGAGGAGGGAGTTGCCAATGAGACTTTGCTGGTCATGGCGGGCGACCAGTACGTGCTTTCAAAATGAGGTTGACCATCCAATCTGACTAACTTTATTTCCTAGTGGCCTGTCTCTCCCGAACAACGGAGGTATCACTCCCTACGACAACCCCCACGCCGGTAACTTCCACGTTCCCATCGTCCTAGCCCACCCACACCTACCGCCCGTCGAAATCAGCGCCCCGGTATCTAGCAACCAGATCGTGCCTAGCATCATCGACTTGCTCGTCGAGTCATCCTccctcaacaacaacaccaaaCGCGTCGCGACTGACATCCGGTCTCTCTATGAAGGCCAATCCCTCATCCGACGACAGATTacggaaaaagaaaatcgTCCGGTCTGGCATTTTACCGTCATGAATACGGGCGGGTCCTGGTTAGCTCTTCGTTCTGCTGCACGCCCGGAATTGCGGCTCGTCATTCCGCTGGTGAATGATGTCGAGTGGCGGTTTTCAGATCTGCAGAAGGATCCGAATGAGCTCAATCCTATTTTGAGGTTTAAATTGGCTGATCTGGCGTCCACGCTTAAGGCACAATACGACGAGAGTGTCCTCCATTGGCTTTGGGACGCAGCATATGTTGCCAATTGGTGGGTCATCGAGAATTGGCATCTGTATCAGTACGATCCTTTTGCCGAACATGACAACAAGTGATCACTGGTCCTAAACCGACAATTGTCATCGCTACCATCACATTGCTTGGTCTTTCGTGTATCAACTGCAGACCTTGAGGGCATATGGCTACGAACCGTCATCTGAAAAGGGGCTGCAGGGGCCGAGGTTTGAGCAACGGGCCCATCTGGGAAGAAGCTTGAACCCTAACTTTTGATTGCACTAATCTGCATGTGGTTACTCCATAGAGATACCCTGCTGAATTGGGTCGTATCGAATGGTGATTGCGAGTAGGATTCTACCCTCTTGACTGCCAGAATTTCGGACATATTGACTGCGATTTGGGGGCATGGGGGGATGGTTGAAATGGGGATGTCGACTCGTTGGGTCGCGACCACGTTTTCTGGATCACTCGCTTACAGTGTGACAGAAAACGTGATACAATACCCGCCAGCctcgaagaaaaagaaggaatTTTACATCAAACTGCTGTACGCAAAACTACCTCGTGACTCGTAGTTGTATTTTATAAGGTTTTCTATGTACTGCCTACTCTTCTCCACCGCCCCTCCTTTAATGGCCAActccctttttctttggtcGCCACGACAAGTTGTACGCTCTTTTTGATATTCTTGGCCATTCGGGAAAATAAAATGTCTCATGGTAACGTTAGGCCGGAGAGAATATCAGGGGGTTGTCTATGCCAGGCAATCAATTATGAGATTGTCTTTGACCGGAACGctccatggccaccaccagtaCGTCCTCAAGCGAGACCAATCCAGCTCATCCCAAGCTTCAAATCTTACAAGTCATAACAGTCGGCAACTTGCCAATGTACAATGTGCCGAAAATGGACTGCTAGCCTTCTAGCTCAATTTGTCGTTATTGCGCCTGAACAAATCGTCCCTCCTTTGTCATCGTTTTCTGCGTACAAAGAATActcatcatcgcctcgtcGATTCCGAGGATTTTGCATGAACTGCGGTACTTCTCTGATATGGAGGTCAGAAGATAAAAAAGATACATTAGACCTTTATATCGGAACCATAGACGAACGATGGTTGGTtggggagaaggtggaaggttcggagaagagaacaaaGCACGGAGTCGTTGTTGAAAGAGTGGGATCTTTTGGGAAGGAGCTATGCACACCGTCTGAGTTCCAATTTTATTACGAGAATGCCATTCCTGGCGATCTGGTTCCAGGTGGACAGAAATTTCTTACAGAGAATGAAGCTGGCGTTGAGAAGCTTGATAATTGAGGATACCATCATGTCATTCATCTGAAATCGCTAAACCCATACATGATCTCTGGCAGCCTATATTGAATAAATCAAAATGCTTTATTTGAACCATCACACCCGAGTTCATGCTCGCGACGTCTAGGAGGTGCACGGCACCGGTGCTCAGATTGACCTAGCTTCAAGGAGTATCTCGCCCAATTGAGGGCGTCATAGAGCTGATGTTATTGTTGAAAGGACGAGCTACAATGACGGGTCATGAGTTTCTTTGAAAATTGTTGTAAGAATCAAGTTTCGACCTCGATGAGACGAAGAGATAGGTGTCATTAGCTGGACTAAGCCTATAGACTCTGGCTACGGCATTCCGCATTCTGGAATCACTAGACTAAACTATCAAAGAAGAACGTTGGTATTGCCCCGTTGATCTTTAAATATTCTCGAAGAAAAGGACGTGTTTGTAATTACTTTGAATGTGAATTGGGACAGAGTATTCGACTTGCTTCGCTTACAAGGGGTGTACCATGTGGAGATATATATTCGAAGACCTTATGTTATACTAACCACTGAGGAAGGCTAGAATGGGAACACAACTCAGTGTAATAATCTCATAGTATTCTTTTCTCTACATAAagggaaaaacaaaaaagtCTTCAAGTAACTTGGAAATCTTTTATAATAAATAGATCCAATAGACAAAAACTCCAAAAAAACAATGCTCACACTCGGATTCGAACCGAGGATCTCATCATTACTAGTGATGCGCTTTACCAACTAAGCCATGCGAGCGAATTGTTGAAGAACATTTTTGCGCATCCGCATATCAAGCTGTTTTCTTTGACACCCTCTGGACTCTACGTCAGCGCCAACGATTATTGTGATTCCCAACAACATGTGACTGTTTACACCGTTTGTCTTGTCACGGACCACGAGAGGCGGTGAAGCATAGATCGGCCATCACCAGGTCGGGTCTATAGCCCCCCCCTCTCTGTGGTTTCACTTTCTCTCCAACTGCTCCTACACTGGATTCTGGCAATCCTTGAACGCCCCGTGGTCCTCCTTGTCTCTCGTTTTTCCAGGAAACTAGGACctgtgtgtgtgtttgtGTGTGTCCTCATCCCTGTCCCATCCCGCCTCGTCTACTTCAGGTACCAGGGACCGACCGCGCGGTGGATCCGCTGATGAGGCAGTTCCAAGACCCAGTCCCATCCTCAGTTTAATTATTCCCACCTCGACCCTTCTCGCCTCGTTTCCCCCACCTCAACCCTTGCTGGCACACCCCCCGGCAATTTTTTCCTGTCACATCGCCATGGCCAAAGAGACGAGTGCGCCGTCGCAGTCCGTGGCCGAGCTCAATGCCTGCGTTTCCTCCTCCTCTGGCGCCCGGCCCGTCAAGGTGACATCGTTTCGAGAGTGGATGATCGCCAGTCAAATTGGTATGGGGAATGACAATGCCTGTCAAAAGTTGGCGGTTGGCTAATCGTTGAGGGTTCTTTGCAGGAATCTCTGTGACCACCTTGGCTACCCTGCTGGCCTTGCACAATCTTTACCCGTCGCTCCGCCCGTACACCCAACCTTTCTTCGAACTCTCTTACTACGTCCCCAGCAAGGGCCAATATGTACAGGGCTGGAACGACATCTATTTCGTCGccagcggcatcatcgcATTCACCGCCATTCGCGCCATTGCGATCGAATGGATCCTCCAACCGCTGGCTCGGTATGCGGGACTGAAGCGAAAGGCGTCCGTGCGATTCGCCGAACAGGCCTGGTTGTTCATGTATGACGGGTTTTTCTGGTCGCTAGGAATGGTTCGTCTTTGCCGCTCAAGAGGGTACTGGTTTACGCAAACTAACGGCTCTCACGTAGTACCTGTGGAAGAATTCCTCCTACTGGCTTGACTACGGCGCCATCTGGAGCGAATGGCCTCAGCGCGCCCTGCCGGGC from Penicillium psychrofluorescens genome assembly, chromosome: 5 carries:
- a CDS encoding uncharacterized protein (ID:PFLUO_008293-T1.cds;~source:funannotate), whose amino-acid sequence is MVASSGALYLDYPVWGAHVWHGRYQFLHIPKHYNYLNGTSSLYPPPKWSWMPKDPVPGFGDWNKSDSHALHYDALKSPLHISNLQEPVLELIQKALADGNVKIKHVILLKLESTRADVFPLRKESFMFERIAKSYKDQQIPYDVQQRIANLTSTAEYLTGSATGFTNNTHGGRKAYGGLSATNAYTTSTYTLKSVAGTVCGVNPLVVDFNREWKQHIYQPCLPHVFDMFSRQPGISNKTDDFTRWPWHSIWMQSVTDTYDNQGKLTPVLGYNDKQTKETIEKPSAKHFPLQSKEINYYGYADTELREYIRDAIIDAEREHKRLFLTHLTGTTHHPWGLPNNTFEQIMGKLGKKNVELNRYLNSLGFVDDWLETILEILKEEGVANETLLVMAGDHGLSLPNNGGITPYDNPHAGNFHVPIVLAHPHLPPVEISAPVSSNQIVPSIIDLLVESSSLNNNTKRVATDIRSLYEGQSLIRRQITEKENRPVWHFTVMNTGGSWLALRSAARPELRLVIPLVNDVEWRFSDLQKDPNELNPILRFKLADLASTLKAQYDESVLHWLWDAAYVANWWVIENWHLYQYDPFAEHDNK